The Nitrosospira lacus genome window below encodes:
- a CDS encoding helicase-related protein, whose product MTIKTIANSHGIRDNHGRGKVADFLVEKISDNSVLSVVSAYFTIYAYEALANQLDRVQTVRFLFGEPRFIATLDPEKTDKKFFKIEDEGLELSNRLQQKEIARRCANWIKAKVEIRSIRQANLLHGKLYHIHDGHREHAILGSSNFTRRGLGLSATPNIELNLIVDSDRDRADLKAWFDDVWADAKLVADVKDEVLRYLAQLYVDHAPEFIYFKTLFHVFERFLSEQADDARLFEQTAIVDTEIWKTLFDFQKDGVKGAIHKINSHNGCVLADSVGLGKTYSALAVIKYFELRNHRVLVLCPKKLRDNWTVYLAQNNSDLNPFLRDRFAYTVLSHTDLSRESGKVDGVDLATLNWGNFDLIVIDESHNFRNNVKGKRDEDGKVVRKSRYERLMEDIIQTGVKTKVMLLSATPVNNDLKDLRNQIYFVTEGHDAVFSQSLGIRSIKDTLSTAQRTFMEWAKRAGEKDAKELMDRLPAGFFTLLDELTIARSRKHIKRYYRASLAVIGQFPRRAKPQSIYADIDTKHRFPTYDRLNQEIGKYKLSLFKPSEYVLPQFKHLYTGESVIKNFSQEKREDFLIGMMKVNFLKRLESSVRSFAITMDRTVRKLEDLEARIGKFRELRDAKAQELQPELFVMEAEEDEELREAFEVGTLKYRLEHMDVDRWLADLTSDKQQLSMLAESADGVAPERDAKLAELKKIIEHKVRHPSINNLGDENRKIIVFCAFADTAAYLYEEIEGWARNRLGVHIALVSGGAKPNRTTFGQADFTQILTNFSPRAKQRAKMKSMPQDREIDILIATDCISEGQNLHDCDLLVNYDIHWNPVRIIQRFGRIDRIGSENKEIQLINFWPTPDLNKYINLKNRVEARMALVDIAATAEDNILEAEDLRELIQEDLRYRDKQLLRLKDEVLDLEDFNESVALNEFTLDDFRMELASYIEANREKLEQAPFGLYAVVPPHTDHQTIKPGAIYCLKQRIDASGNEAVNPLQPYFLVYIRDDGEVRYNFTSPKQILEIFRAVGQGKTEPYAQLCELFDSKTKNGEDMSQYSSLLDRAVTAIAAQFERKNAGNLFSGRGGKLTDASKQVKSAGDFDLITWLVIKSTEKAPTDA is encoded by the coding sequence ATGACAATAAAAACAATTGCAAATAGCCACGGCATCCGTGACAACCATGGACGCGGCAAAGTAGCGGATTTCCTGGTCGAAAAAATATCGGACAACAGCGTTCTATCTGTCGTCTCGGCCTATTTCACCATTTATGCTTACGAGGCGTTGGCAAACCAACTCGATCGCGTCCAGACCGTGCGCTTCCTGTTTGGCGAACCGCGCTTCATTGCGACGCTTGATCCGGAAAAGACGGACAAGAAATTCTTCAAGATTGAAGATGAGGGACTCGAACTCTCCAATCGGCTACAACAGAAGGAAATCGCCCGCCGTTGCGCAAACTGGATTAAGGCCAAAGTCGAAATCCGCTCGATCCGCCAAGCCAATCTGCTACACGGCAAGCTTTACCACATTCACGACGGGCACCGCGAGCACGCCATCTTGGGTAGTTCCAATTTCACCCGCCGCGGTCTCGGATTATCCGCCACTCCGAACATAGAGCTCAATCTGATCGTTGATAGCGACCGCGACCGGGCGGATCTCAAGGCCTGGTTTGACGACGTCTGGGCCGACGCCAAGCTGGTCGCCGACGTCAAAGATGAGGTGCTGCGTTACCTCGCCCAACTTTATGTCGATCATGCGCCCGAATTCATTTACTTCAAGACGCTGTTTCACGTTTTTGAACGCTTCCTGTCCGAGCAAGCCGACGATGCGCGTCTGTTCGAGCAAACTGCAATCGTCGATACTGAAATCTGGAAGACATTGTTTGACTTCCAGAAGGATGGGGTCAAAGGGGCCATACACAAGATTAACTCACATAATGGGTGCGTCCTGGCCGATAGTGTCGGCCTAGGGAAGACCTATTCCGCACTGGCAGTAATCAAATATTTCGAGTTACGCAACCACCGCGTACTTGTTCTTTGCCCAAAGAAGCTGCGCGATAACTGGACTGTGTATCTCGCCCAGAACAACAGTGATTTGAATCCATTCCTTCGGGATCGCTTCGCCTACACGGTGCTCTCCCATACCGACTTGTCCCGCGAAAGCGGAAAAGTGGATGGGGTTGACCTCGCCACCCTGAACTGGGGTAATTTCGACCTCATCGTCATCGACGAATCCCACAATTTTCGTAACAACGTAAAGGGTAAACGCGACGAGGATGGCAAAGTCGTCCGCAAGAGCCGCTACGAGCGGCTGATGGAAGACATCATCCAAACGGGAGTAAAAACCAAGGTGATGCTACTCTCCGCCACGCCGGTGAACAATGACCTCAAGGATTTACGCAACCAGATCTATTTCGTTACCGAAGGACATGATGCCGTATTCTCGCAAAGCTTGGGTATTCGCAGCATCAAAGATACCCTCTCTACCGCTCAAAGAACCTTCATGGAATGGGCCAAGCGCGCTGGCGAGAAGGACGCCAAAGAATTGATGGATCGTCTGCCGGCAGGTTTTTTCACCCTGCTTGACGAGCTTACCATTGCCCGGTCCCGCAAGCATATAAAGCGTTACTACCGCGCCTCTCTGGCAGTCATCGGTCAATTTCCGAGGCGTGCCAAGCCACAGTCGATTTACGCCGACATAGACACCAAGCATCGCTTCCCTACCTATGATCGGCTGAATCAGGAAATCGGGAAATACAAGCTTTCCCTGTTCAAACCGTCTGAATATGTATTGCCGCAGTTTAAGCACCTTTACACGGGGGAAAGCGTTATCAAGAACTTCAGCCAGGAAAAACGGGAAGACTTCCTTATTGGCATGATGAAGGTCAATTTCCTTAAGCGTTTGGAGAGTTCCGTGCGTTCTTTCGCCATCACCATGGACCGCACGGTCAGAAAGCTCGAAGACCTGGAAGCGCGTATCGGCAAATTTCGCGAGTTGCGCGATGCCAAAGCACAGGAATTGCAACCGGAACTGTTCGTCATGGAGGCAGAAGAAGACGAGGAACTGCGTGAGGCCTTTGAGGTCGGGACGCTCAAATATCGCCTGGAGCACATGGACGTTGATCGATGGCTGGCAGATTTGACCAGCGACAAGCAGCAGCTATCCATGCTTGCGGAAAGCGCCGATGGCGTAGCCCCGGAGCGCGATGCCAAACTTGCTGAACTGAAAAAGATCATCGAACACAAGGTCAGGCACCCCAGCATCAACAACCTCGGGGACGAGAATCGCAAAATAATCGTCTTCTGCGCCTTCGCCGACACAGCAGCCTACCTCTATGAAGAGATTGAAGGGTGGGCGCGTAATAGATTGGGTGTCCACATTGCCTTGGTTTCCGGCGGTGCCAAACCCAACCGCACCACCTTCGGCCAAGCGGATTTCACTCAGATACTCACCAACTTTTCTCCCCGCGCGAAGCAGCGAGCAAAGATGAAATCGATGCCCCAGGATAGGGAAATCGACATCCTGATCGCCACGGACTGCATCTCCGAAGGCCAGAATCTCCATGATTGTGACCTGCTGGTGAACTACGACATTCACTGGAACCCGGTACGCATCATCCAGCGCTTCGGCCGGATCGATCGCATCGGCAGCGAGAACAAGGAAATCCAGCTCATCAATTTCTGGCCGACACCCGACCTCAACAAATACATCAACCTGAAGAATCGGGTCGAGGCACGCATGGCGCTCGTGGACATCGCCGCCACCGCCGAAGACAACATCCTGGAGGCCGAGGATTTGAGGGAGCTGATTCAGGAAGACCTGCGTTACCGCGACAAACAGTTACTGCGCCTCAAAGACGAAGTGCTCGATCTGGAGGATTTCAACGAATCGGTCGCCCTTAACGAATTCACCCTCGACGATTTCCGCATGGAACTCGCGTCCTACATCGAAGCCAACCGAGAAAAGCTTGAACAGGCGCCTTTTGGTCTCTACGCCGTCGTGCCGCCTCATACCGATCATCAAACCATCAAGCCCGGCGCCATCTACTGCCTCAAACAACGTATCGATGCCAGCGGCAACGAAGCAGTGAATCCACTACAGCCTTATTTTCTGGTCTATATCCGCGATGATGGCGAAGTGCGCTACAACTTCACCAGCCCGAAACAGATACTCGAAATCTTCCGGGCGGTAGGTCAGGGCAAGACCGAGCCCTATGCCCAGCTATGCGAACTCTTCGATTCGAAAACCAAGAATGGAGAGGACATGAGCCAATACAGCAGTCTGTTAGACCGTGCCGTTACCGCCATCGCCGCGCAATTCGAGCGAAAAAATGCCGGCAATCTTTTTTCCGGGCGTGGTGGCAAGCTCACCGACGCGAGTAAGCAAGTAAAATCTGCCGGGGATTTTGATCTCATCACTTGGCTGGTCATCAAGAGTACAGAGAAGGCACCCACCGATGCTTGA
- a CDS encoding S8 family peptidase, whose protein sequence is MSAFGPKFDRLASILERDQSGIELRSDPTALAPERMLVFEVRGSVQSFINSIRRVPGLELIDEEELDGDAQDREPTVYLLVPDAQALSNIASLWFRWTQGEDLGIGFAPWRDVFATLRNIRPWGPQDRVQAEERDIIAEEIAFRADAERIRLEIELVYRASEARADESETDLRNVIIAAGGHVISRCRIADIGYHAILAELTVVMVRSIINMSPESIVGLDPVMYIRPQSIATTIEVGEAEDTAPEEPLVVDRSPILALLDGVPVAQHPLLAGALVVDDQFGLEPFAQVTDRHHGTAMASLIMCGDRNKAEQRLGRRLHLVPILGANDRFPDDRLIIDMVYQAISAMREGDEPSAPDILIVNISLGNSRKPFQGRMSAWARLIDRLSYRFGILFVISAGNHTAPFAIPGFANFGQFERSEDAQRAREAMFAVGRLVAERRLLSPSESVNSVTVGAVNVDAVSPADRRLARVNVDPFPNLTTPNPSSALGPGFANSVKPDILMPGAKEYVSFVASGATLSVRPSGPARAHGLKVAAPPRNGVESVEHFTNGTSAAAALASRACHQIHDALETAYGDAFRSLNHALRATLLKALLVHTASWPPAASQLIKQVLGPSDNRQHVRQKDNIRRFLGFGLADPDAAVACTEDRATFWATGTLPREQAVTVQVPIPICINGQAKLHALHATLAWFTPVLPGRQSYRAVRLTLTESDELFSLRVDAAKAQPDQNQGRRGTVYSRRWEGAQAPVIGTNQVVTLTVRREPDQGPVIDEPIPFALAVTFAMPGVTQIYEEVRARLSIAPRIDVR, encoded by the coding sequence ATGTCAGCATTCGGTCCGAAATTCGATCGACTGGCATCTATTCTAGAGCGTGATCAGAGCGGTATCGAACTTCGAAGTGACCCGACTGCACTCGCGCCAGAGCGTATGCTCGTTTTCGAAGTTCGGGGATCAGTTCAGTCATTCATCAATTCCATCAGACGCGTCCCCGGCCTCGAATTAATTGACGAGGAAGAGCTTGATGGGGACGCACAAGACAGAGAGCCAACCGTCTATCTGTTAGTACCCGATGCTCAGGCTCTGAGCAATATCGCGTCGCTATGGTTTCGGTGGACCCAGGGGGAAGACTTGGGAATAGGTTTTGCTCCGTGGCGCGATGTATTCGCGACATTGAGAAATATTCGGCCATGGGGGCCACAAGATCGCGTCCAAGCCGAGGAGCGAGATATTATCGCTGAAGAGATTGCATTCAGGGCTGATGCCGAGCGAATTCGGCTCGAAATCGAGCTTGTTTATAGGGCAAGCGAGGCACGTGCTGATGAGTCAGAAACAGATTTGCGCAACGTAATCATAGCAGCTGGAGGACATGTCATTAGCCGTTGCCGGATTGCCGACATTGGGTATCACGCAATTTTGGCCGAATTAACTGTTGTCATGGTTCGAAGCATTATCAACATGTCGCCGGAAAGCATCGTGGGCCTTGATCCAGTAATGTACATCCGACCACAAAGCATAGCAACGACAATAGAAGTTGGAGAAGCTGAGGATACTGCACCGGAAGAGCCGTTGGTCGTTGATCGCTCCCCAATCCTAGCTTTGCTTGATGGTGTTCCAGTTGCTCAACATCCTCTTTTGGCGGGAGCATTGGTCGTTGATGATCAATTCGGCTTGGAGCCATTTGCTCAAGTTACCGATCGCCATCATGGCACCGCAATGGCATCGCTGATTATGTGCGGAGATCGGAATAAGGCGGAGCAAAGGCTTGGGCGGCGACTTCACTTAGTACCTATTCTTGGTGCGAATGATAGGTTCCCAGACGATCGGCTGATCATTGACATGGTCTACCAGGCCATCTCGGCAATGCGAGAGGGGGATGAGCCTTCGGCACCAGACATTTTGATTGTCAACATTTCACTCGGCAACTCGCGAAAGCCATTTCAAGGGCGAATGTCGGCCTGGGCACGACTTATCGATCGCCTCTCGTACCGGTTTGGGATTCTTTTTGTTATAAGTGCGGGTAATCATACGGCACCGTTTGCTATTCCGGGCTTTGCGAACTTCGGTCAGTTCGAACGTTCGGAGGATGCCCAACGGGCGCGCGAAGCAATGTTCGCAGTAGGGCGTTTGGTCGCCGAGCGGCGGCTCCTTTCGCCCTCTGAATCGGTGAACAGCGTAACGGTTGGGGCTGTCAACGTGGATGCTGTTTCCCCGGCTGACCGACGACTTGCGCGGGTAAACGTTGATCCTTTCCCAAACCTTACGACTCCCAATCCGTCCAGCGCGCTTGGTCCGGGTTTCGCGAATAGCGTAAAGCCCGACATTCTGATGCCCGGGGCCAAAGAGTACGTGAGCTTTGTCGCGAGTGGGGCCACACTGTCAGTCAGGCCGAGCGGACCAGCCCGTGCTCACGGACTCAAAGTTGCAGCACCACCACGCAATGGGGTTGAAAGCGTTGAGCACTTCACCAATGGGACAAGTGCTGCTGCCGCCTTAGCCTCCCGCGCTTGTCACCAGATCCACGACGCGCTTGAAACAGCATACGGAGACGCATTTAGATCGCTAAACCACGCCCTGCGTGCGACACTGCTGAAGGCTTTACTGGTTCATACCGCGTCTTGGCCACCGGCTGCCTCCCAGCTGATCAAACAAGTGTTGGGACCATCTGACAATAGGCAGCATGTTCGTCAGAAGGATAACATCAGGAGATTTCTCGGGTTCGGCCTGGCTGATCCTGATGCGGCTGTCGCTTGCACTGAAGATCGAGCCACCTTTTGGGCCACCGGCACATTACCGCGTGAACAAGCGGTCACGGTTCAGGTTCCAATCCCTATTTGCATAAATGGACAGGCAAAGCTACACGCACTGCATGCAACCCTGGCCTGGTTTACGCCAGTTTTGCCAGGCCGACAGTCTTACCGAGCCGTTCGACTCACTCTCACCGAGTCGGACGAGTTGTTTTCTTTGCGAGTTGATGCGGCCAAGGCACAACCAGATCAAAATCAAGGTCGCCGTGGCACAGTCTACTCACGACGTTGGGAAGGAGCACAGGCCCCAGTGATAGGCACAAATCAAGTTGTAACATTGACCGTTCGACGAGAACCCGACCAAGGTCCGGTGATCGATGAGCCTATTCCGTTTGCGCTAGCTGTAACGTTCGCAATGCCGGGGGTCACGCAGATCTATGAGGAAGTGCGGGCTCGACTTTCTATTGCCCCAAGAATAGATGTCAGATAG
- a CDS encoding alpha/beta hydrolase family protein — translation MKRYTIEQFMATTSMLGASFSTGEERILFSSNASGIFNAYTLPVEGGTLEPLTRSTIDSTFSVSFFPGDDRVLFTRDHGGDENFHLFLLDLDGTEKDLTPGEKLKAQFMDWRPDGSAFFVSSNERDPKFFDIYRYDAQTYVRTLLYKNELGFDLGPISRDERWIALNRANTTSDSDIYLFNVDRQEIKHLTPHEGAISFRAETFDPVSQRLFFLTNEGSEFKRLCTYDLVTGDIRDHESADWDVISTYFSRDGRFRVTGVNQDGSIVIRIVVTEGNEEKAVQLPVLPEGEIRGVVFSRTSARMAFYVNGDRSPDNLFVYDLGTGQPGQIRQLTQSLNPDIDPSDLVEAQVVRFRSFDGMVIPSIYYKPHDASVTNKAPAIVYVHGGPGGQTMRGYNAQIQYLVNHGYAVLGINNRGSSGYGKTFFTAANRKHGREPLWDCVEAKTYLASLGYIDHERIGIMGASYGGYMTLAALAFRPEVFKVGVDIFGVSNWLRTLESIPLYWESVRKAIYDEIGDPVKDIDFLVATSPLFHAREIRKPLMVIQGTNDPRVIKAESDGIVEAVKRHNVPVEYVVFDDEGHSFTKKKNQIEANRRILEFLDKYLKR, via the coding sequence ATGAAACGCTACACCATAGAACAATTCATGGCGACGACCTCCATGTTAGGTGCGTCGTTCAGTACCGGTGAGGAGCGTATTCTTTTCAGCAGCAATGCGTCCGGTATCTTCAATGCTTACACGCTGCCGGTTGAGGGAGGCACGCTGGAACCGCTAACCCGGTCCACAATCGACAGCACTTTTTCCGTCAGCTTCTTTCCGGGCGATGACCGTGTTCTTTTTACGCGGGATCACGGTGGCGACGAGAATTTTCATCTTTTCCTGCTGGATCTGGATGGCACGGAAAAAGACTTGACCCCGGGCGAGAAGCTCAAGGCGCAGTTCATGGATTGGCGCCCGGACGGGAGTGCTTTTTTTGTTTCCAGTAATGAGCGTGATCCTAAATTCTTCGATATTTACCGTTATGACGCGCAGACCTATGTCCGCACTTTACTCTATAAGAATGAACTGGGGTTCGACCTGGGTCCGATCAGCCGTGATGAGCGCTGGATTGCGCTGAACAGGGCCAATACGACCTCCGACAGCGATATTTATCTGTTCAATGTTGACCGGCAGGAAATAAAACACCTCACTCCGCACGAAGGCGCCATCAGTTTCCGTGCCGAGACGTTCGATCCGGTTTCTCAAAGGCTTTTTTTTCTCACCAATGAGGGCAGCGAATTCAAGCGCTTGTGCACCTATGACCTGGTCACGGGTGACATACGAGATCATGAAAGTGCCGATTGGGATGTGATCTCCACTTATTTTTCCAGAGACGGACGTTTCCGGGTGACGGGTGTTAACCAGGACGGCAGCATCGTGATCCGGATTGTTGTGACCGAGGGGAATGAGGAAAAGGCTGTGCAGCTTCCCGTGCTTCCGGAAGGAGAGATTCGGGGCGTGGTCTTCTCCCGGACCAGCGCTCGCATGGCCTTTTACGTGAACGGTGATCGTTCTCCCGATAATCTGTTCGTCTATGATTTGGGGACCGGACAGCCAGGGCAGATCAGGCAGCTTACCCAAAGCCTGAACCCGGATATCGACCCGTCAGATCTGGTGGAAGCGCAAGTGGTTCGCTTCAGGTCTTTTGATGGGATGGTGATACCTTCCATCTATTACAAACCGCATGACGCCTCGGTGACCAATAAGGCGCCCGCCATAGTGTATGTTCATGGCGGACCAGGCGGTCAGACCATGCGCGGTTATAACGCCCAGATCCAATACCTCGTGAATCATGGCTACGCCGTGCTGGGAATCAATAATCGCGGCAGTTCCGGGTATGGCAAAACCTTTTTTACTGCCGCCAATCGTAAACATGGGCGGGAACCGCTATGGGACTGCGTGGAGGCTAAAACCTATCTCGCCAGCCTCGGTTACATCGACCATGAGCGCATCGGCATCATGGGCGCCAGCTATGGCGGTTATATGACACTGGCGGCGCTGGCCTTCCGCCCCGAGGTTTTCAAGGTGGGCGTGGACATCTTTGGCGTCAGCAATTGGCTGCGAACGCTGGAAAGCATACCCCTCTACTGGGAATCGGTGCGCAAAGCCATTTACGATGAGATTGGCGACCCGGTGAAGGACATAGACTTTCTCGTCGCGACCTCGCCGCTTTTTCACGCCAGGGAAATACGAAAGCCCCTGATGGTTATTCAGGGCACCAACGATCCTCGTGTCATCAAGGCGGAGAGTGACGGGATCGTGGAGGCCGTCAAACGGCATAATGTCCCGGTGGAATACGTTGTCTTCGATGATGAAGGTCACAGCTTCACAAAGAAGAAAAACCAGATCGAGGCCAATCGCCGGATACTGGAGTTTCTGGATAAATATTTGAAGCGGTAA
- a CDS encoding AAA family ATPase, whose protein sequence is MAKSDLILSLVRAGAVGDKAMLRSTVEALMADERAKSHHILADRLQRALQAVSVTPPVLTNAQPIQGNGRDIILELTPRVRFEDLVLTLPARAEGKQLIEEHMRADVLRAHGYEPRHKVLLSGPPGNGKTSYAEAVAEALALPFFVVRYDALIGSYLGETNTRLRKLFDYVRTQPCVLFFDEFDSIGKERGDTHETGEIKRVVSFLLMQIDQLPSYVLTIAATNHAELLDRAVWRRFQLRMAFPAPQENEIAAFLHKIIESWSEKPKVSALILADWLGAMSYAEARDFCQNVRRRHILGLGEVSIDSAIRVELDLWASRVKPEVTNVDRPKQTPPLAKRQRTTTKTTRAPKSPTKT, encoded by the coding sequence ATGGCTAAGAGCGATCTCATCCTTTCACTTGTTCGCGCTGGCGCCGTTGGTGATAAGGCTATGTTGCGCTCGACGGTCGAGGCGCTTATGGCGGACGAGCGTGCGAAGAGCCATCACATCTTGGCGGATCGGCTTCAGCGGGCACTTCAAGCCGTCTCGGTCACACCGCCAGTCTTAACCAATGCTCAACCGATTCAGGGCAACGGCCGCGATATTATTCTTGAACTGACGCCGCGGGTTCGATTCGAAGATTTGGTCTTGACTCTTCCAGCTCGCGCTGAAGGTAAGCAGCTCATTGAAGAGCACATGCGAGCAGACGTGCTACGGGCACACGGGTACGAGCCACGCCACAAGGTTCTTCTATCGGGCCCCCCTGGGAACGGCAAAACATCCTATGCCGAGGCTGTTGCAGAGGCACTTGCTCTGCCGTTTTTCGTCGTTCGTTATGATGCGCTTATTGGTAGTTATCTTGGTGAAACCAATACGCGCCTCCGCAAGCTTTTTGATTATGTTCGAACGCAGCCTTGCGTCTTGTTCTTCGACGAATTCGATTCGATTGGTAAAGAGCGGGGCGACACACACGAGACTGGTGAAATCAAGCGGGTCGTCTCATTCTTGTTGATGCAAATCGATCAACTGCCAAGTTATGTGCTGACTATAGCGGCGACAAACCATGCCGAACTCTTGGATCGTGCGGTTTGGCGGCGATTTCAATTGAGAATGGCATTCCCAGCGCCTCAGGAAAACGAGATCGCAGCGTTCCTTCATAAGATTATCGAGTCTTGGTCGGAGAAGCCAAAGGTTTCGGCATTGATATTGGCGGATTGGCTGGGAGCAATGTCGTATGCAGAAGCGCGCGATTTCTGCCAAAACGTGCGGCGACGCCATATTCTCGGACTTGGTGAAGTCAGTATCGATTCTGCGATTCGAGTTGAACTCGACTTGTGGGCTAGCCGTGTGAAACCAGAGGTAACGAATGTCGATCGACCCAAACAAACCCCTCCTTTGGCTAAACGTCAGCGGACCACAACAAAGACCACCCGGGCGCCGAAGAGTCCCACCAAGACCTGA
- a CDS encoding terminase small subunit — MSQKDQLELTLKQRRFAEEYCVDLNATAAYIRAGYGARSNSAEAAASRLLSNVKVQKVIEEKQKEIAKRCEVTAEKVIREVSALAFSDVRKLFNADGSLKAIHELDDATAAAIASIEVDPAGVRKIKVWDKNRAQEHLCKHFGLFDKDNSQKPHVEQNVQVSFVPAPDKSNT, encoded by the coding sequence ATGAGCCAAAAAGATCAACTCGAACTTACGCTAAAACAGCGGAGATTCGCAGAAGAGTATTGTGTTGACCTTAATGCTACTGCCGCGTATATCCGCGCTGGGTATGGCGCGCGCAGCAATTCCGCCGAAGCGGCGGCTTCTAGACTGTTAAGCAATGTTAAGGTGCAAAAGGTTATCGAGGAAAAGCAGAAAGAAATTGCCAAGCGATGTGAAGTAACCGCCGAGAAGGTGATACGCGAGGTATCGGCGCTCGCCTTCTCTGATGTACGCAAGCTGTTTAATGCCGATGGATCGCTAAAGGCAATCCATGAACTTGATGATGCGACTGCTGCGGCTATCGCGTCCATCGAGGTTGATCCGGCAGGAGTGCGCAAGATCAAGGTGTGGGATAAAAATAGAGCACAAGAGCATCTATGCAAGCACTTTGGCTTGTTCGACAAGGATAATAGCCAGAAGCCGCACGTAGAGCAAAACGTGCAGGTTTCGTTCGTCCCTGCGCCAGACAAATCCAATACTTAA